In Brettanomyces bruxellensis chromosome 8, complete sequence, a genomic segment contains:
- the SRP54 gene encoding Signal recognition particle (BUSCO:EOG09261V9P): MVLADLGRRISSAVSEVTRSSSVDEQVVENMLKEISNALVEADVNIKLVIGLRKKLKAKIEGSSGQQGLDKKKLIQKAVFDELCALVDCGGAKVFRPRKKKTNVIMMVGLQGAGKTTTCTKLAVYYQRRGLKVGLVCADTFRAGAFDQLKQNATKARIPYYGSYTEVDPVTVAAEGVGKFKRDKFELIIVDTSGRHRQEKELFAEMVQIEEAVKPDETIMVLDASIGQAAELQARAFKQSSNFGAIVLTKMDGHAKGGGAISAVAATKTPIAFIGTGEHIQDLESFTAKQFVSKLLGIGDIQGLMEHVKSLHLDQKDAMKNFQEGKFTLRDLQTQMNNILKMGPLSKIAQMLPGGIGNMMQQVGEEETTKRFKRMVFIMDSMTGSELDSDGQIFVDEPSRIVRVARGSGTSVTEVEAVLLQQKMFTKMAQRTKSMKSQMPGLMGGRGGRAGGPGGRGAFGGAQMQRAMQQLQSDPSMMQKMQQMMGSMGGMPGMGGMGGMPDPQQIRQMMSDPNVRRMVENFGKNFGMQ, translated from the coding sequence ATGGTGTTAGCAGACTTGGGAAGGCGAATCAGCAGCGCGGTGTCGGAAGTGACCCGGTCGAGCTCGGTTGACGAGCAAGTAGTGGAAAACATGCTTAAGGAAATTTCAAACGCATTAGTGGAAGCAGACGTGAATATAAAACTAGTGATAGGGCTCCGGAAGAAGCTCAAGGCGAAGATCGAGGGCAGCAGCGGGCAGCAGGGTCTggataagaagaaattgatcCAGAAAGCGGTGTTCGATGAGCTCTGTGCACTTGTTGATTGCGGTGGAGCGAAAGTTTTCCGgccaagaaagaagaaaactaACGTTATCATGATGGTTGGTTTGCAGGGTGCGGGAAAGACGACGACGTGCACAAAGTTGGCGGTGTACTACCAGCGGAGAGGGCTGAAAGTGGGTCTTGTGTGTGCGGATACGTTCCGTGCGGGAGCTTTTGACCAATTGAAGCAGAATGCAACCAAAGCACGAATTCCATACTATGGATCGTACACAGAGGTGGACCCGGTGACCGTGGCGGCGGAGGGAGTGGGGAAATTCAAGAGAGACAAGTTCGAGTTGATCATCGTGGACACTTCGGGAAGGCACCGGCAGGAAAAAGAGCTTTTTGCAGAAATGGTGCAGATCGAGGAGGCGGTGAAGCCGGACGAGACGATCATGGTGctcgacgcgtcgatcggcCAGGCAGCTGAGTTGCAGGCCCGCGCGTTCAAGCAGTCGTCGAACTTTGGGGCGATCGTCCTCACGAAGATGGACGGCCACGCGAAAGGAGGCGGTGCAATTTCTGCAGTTGCGGCCACCAAGACGCCGATAGCGTTTATTGGAACGGGAGAGCACATCCAGGATTTGGAGAGCTTCACTGCCAAGCAGTTTGTGTCGAAGCTTCTTGGCATAGGAGACATCCAGGGGCTCATGGAGCACGTGAAGTCGCTCCACTTGGACCAGAAGGATGCGATGAAGAACTTCCAGGAGGGAAAGTTCACGCTGCGCGATCTCCAGACGCAGATGAACAACATCTTGAAGATGGGCCCGCTCAGCAAGATCGCGCAGATGCTTCCCGGCGGCATTGGCAACATGATGCAGCAGGTTGGCGAGGAGGAAACCACGAAGCGGTTTAAACGGATGGTTTTCATCATGGACTCGATGACAGGCAGCGAGCTTGACAGTGACGGGCAGATTTTCGTCGATGAGCCGAGCCGGATCGTGCGTGTGGCCCGGGGCTCCGGCACCTCGGTCACAGAGGTGGAAGCAGTTCTTTTGCAGCAGAAGATGTTCACCAAGATGGCCCAGCGTACAAAATCCATGAAAAGCCAAATGCCCGGCCTGATGGGCGGCCGGGGAGGTCGGGCAGGTGGCCCGGGAGGCCGCGGTGCGTTTGGCGGTGCCCAGATGCAGCGTGCCATGCAGCAACTCCAGTCTGATCCCTCCATGAtgcagaaaatgcagcaaaTGATGGGTAGTATGGGTGGAATGCCTGGAATGGGCGGAATGGGCGGAATGCCCGACCCGCAGCAGATCCGGCAGATGATGAGCGACCCCAACGTTCGCAGGATGGTCGAGAACTTCGGCAAGAACTTTGGCATGCAGTGA
- a CDS encoding uncharacterized protein (SECRETED:SignalP(1-29)), translating to MSTGANHPYHTMKDCILILLLMKILRSEAEESNELYTPKLLSVIKEASKGKEISVDFDSSCILEVISSFVDRCEQIDEMDESEKSAVAIRLSECIFDEQFSGQMQLPKDCYQEMQTRQDVKRCVSQLAENPVWWTTYFGYLNLVADICNSYRGPLEQQHALSTYRLLEVRIEKMVGLLEQISRGGFMDELRQDMDSMVRNVAEEASERMRYNVEQVAKDMVGNIHAQNREVAEAVRKASESAVKNQRDVESFNKQLRTMHQDSMEELARVLGGKQKEIEHLIDTHLGSSFQLWSKVQRKAIRAVWLALWICVSTAILGVAKFLKKTNVGSFVEIACAGMGVIVGQALYCRIVQ from the coding sequence ATGTCCACGGGTGCAAATCACCCGTACCACACGATGAAAGATTGCATTTTAATACTGctattgatgaaaatactaCGGAGTGAAGCTGAGGAAAGCAACGAGTTGTATACCCCAAAGTTGCTTTCAGTTATAAAAGAGGCTAGTAAAGGTAAGGAGATCAGCGTCGATTTCGATTCCAGCTGCATTCTAGAAGTAATATCATCGTTTGTGGACAGATGCGAGCAGATAGATGAGATGGACGAGAGCGAGAAGTCAGCGGTTGCCATACGTCTCTCAGAATGCATATTTGACGAGCAGTTTTCGGGCCAAATGCAGCTACCAAAAGACTGCTACCAAGAAATGCAGACAAGGCAGGATGTAAAACGATGCGTGAGCCAGCTAGCAGAAAACCCTGTTTGGTGGACAACATACTTTGGATATCTAAACCTGGTAGCAGATATATGCAACAGCTACAGGGGTCCATTAGAGCAACAACATGCTTTGAGCACATACCGTCTGTTAGAGGTGAGGATTGAAAAAATGGTGGGGCTCCTTGAACAGATTAGTCGGGGTGGTTTTATGGATGAATTGCGGCAAGACATGGACAGTATGGTGAGAAATGTGGCCGAAGAAGCCTCAGAAAGAATGAGATACAACGTTGAGCAGGTAGCAAAGGACATGGTGGGTAACATACATGCACAAAACAGGGAAGTGGCAGAGGCGGTCAGAAAAGCCTCTGAAAGCGCAGTTAAAAACCAAAGAGACGTTGAATCATTCAACAAACAACTTAGAACTATGCACCAGGACAGTATGGAAGAGCTTGCAAGGGTGCTGggaggaaaacaaaaggaGATAGAGCATCTGATAGACACCCATCTTGGAAGCAGCTTCCAACTTTGGAGCAAAGTTCAGAGGAAAGCTATAAGAGCAGTTTGGCTTGCTTTGTGGATCTGCGTGAGCACGGCAATTCTGGGAGTTGCAAAGTTCTTGAAGAAGACAAACGTTGGTtcatttgttgaaattgcATGTGCAGGCATGGGAGTAATTGTTGGCCAGGCTCTTTATTGCCGAATAGTCCAGTAG